The proteins below are encoded in one region of Dryobates pubescens isolate bDryPub1 chromosome 27, bDryPub1.pri, whole genome shotgun sequence:
- the A4GALT gene encoding LOW QUALITY PROTEIN: lactosylceramide 4-alpha-galactosyltransferase (The sequence of the model RefSeq protein was modified relative to this genomic sequence to represent the inferred CDS: inserted 2 bases in 1 codon; substituted 1 base at 1 genomic stop codon), translating into MVVLGEQARTGVRNLRMPYCLLKLTRVVLSHKLRTLFILSFKFVSFASIILHWRITEDPKNRGHAYSLPVEIHCTQTVPSPPCAIARGPLPSPGNVFFVETSEQTSPSYLFLCSVESAARTHPGTRIVVLLKGLAAGNVSLPNHRGFSLLSCFPNMEIRPLDLPELFXPLAKWYLQAQRRWQPYFLPILSDACRIAIMWKFGGIYLDTDFIALKNLKNLTNVLGTQSKXVLNGAFLSFKPKHKFMELCMKDFVENYNSWIWGHQGPQLLTRVFKKWCSIRSLRSTTSCKGVSALPREAFYPIRWQDWKKYFKEVSSSELHHLFNNTYAVHVWNKKSQGTRLEVTSQSLLAQLHFHFCPATYSIMKKGSERQ; encoded by the exons ATGGTTGTCTTGGGAGAGCAGGCTCGGACAGGGGTGAGAAATCTCAGGATGCCTTACTGCCTACTAAAACTgaccagggtggtgctgagccacAAGCTCAGGACTCTCTTTATCCTCTCCTTTAAGTTTGTGTCCTTTGCCTCCATCATATTGCACTGGAGAATCACAGAGGACCCTAAGAACAGAGGCCACGCCTACAGCTTACCTGTTGAAATCCATTGTACTCAGACTGTGCCTTCTCCTCCCTGCGCCATTGCTCGCGggccccttccttccccagggAATGTGTTTTTTgtggagacctcagagcaaacTAGCCCAAGTTACCTGTTCTTGTGCTCTGTGGAGTCAGCAGCCCGAACACACCCTGGGACAAGGATAGTGGTGCTCTTGAAAGGTTTAGCAGCGGGGAATGTCTCATTACCCAACCACCGGGGCTTCTCATTGCTGAGCTGCTTCCCCAACATGGAAATCCGGCCCCTGGATTTGCCAGAGCTTTT TCCTCTGGCCAAGTGGTACTTGCAGGCTCAGCGGCGCTGGCAGCCTTATTTCTTACCTATCCTGTCCGATGCCTGCAGAATTGCCATCATGTGGAAATTTGGTGGCATCTACTTAGACACAGACTTCATTGCACTTAAGAACTTAAAGAACCTCACCAATGTGCTTGGCACCCAGTCCAAATAGGTACTGAATGGGGCCTTCCTGTCCTTTAAGCCCAAGCACAAGTTCATGGAGCTCTGCATGAAGGACTTTGTGGAGAACTACAACAGCTGGATCTGGGGGCACCAGGGCCCACAGCTCCTGACACGTGTCTTCAAGAAATGGTGCTCCATTAGGAGCCTGCGGAGCACCACAAGCTGCAAAGGAGTGAGTGCTCTGCCCCGTGAAGCCTTTTATCCCATTCGCTGGCAGGACTGGAAGAAATACTTCAAAGAGGTCAGCTCCTCGGAGCTTCATCACCTCTTTAATAACACCTATGCAGTGCATGTATGGAACAAGAAGAGCCAAGGAACAAGGCTAGAGGTCACATCCCAGTCATTGCTGGCTCAGCTCCATTTTCACTTCTGCCCTGCCACATACAGCATCATGAAGAAGGGCTCTGAACGGCAGTGA